The segment GTGTGTAGGTCACGGTGCCCCCAGCGGTCAGCGAACAGAGCGCGACCGGGGTCCGGTCGCGCTGTCCGTCCATGCTGGGAGTGACCCGGCCCGACACGCGCGCGACTCGCCGCATATAGGGCTGTATCGGGCATATGACTCTCAGATTGTTAACCCGTACGGGTGATCAGCGCAGCAGCAGGATCTTGCCGAGATGGTCGCTGGACTCCATCAACCGGTGCGCTTCCGCCGCCTCGGCCAGCGGCATCGTGGTGTGGATGACCGGCTTCACCAGACCGGCGGCGACCAGCGGCCACACCTGCTCGCGCACGCCCGCGACGATCCGGGCCTTGTCCGCCAAGGGCCGGGCGCGCAGCGAGGTCGACGAGATCCGCCCGCGCTTGGCCATCAGCTTGCCGAGATCCAGCTCGGCGTTGCGGCCGCCCTGCATCCCGATGACGGTGATCCGGCCCTCCGGCGCGAGCGCGTCGATGTTGCGGTCCAGATATTTCGCACCCATGATGTCGAGCACGACATCGGCGCCCCGGCCATCGGTTCGGTCGAGCACCGCCCGTACAAAATCCTGGGTCTGATAGTCGATCGTCAGATCGGCGCCGAGCGCGCGCAGCCGCTCGTGCTTCGCCGCCCGGGCCGTGACCAGCACGGTCGCGCCCAGCGCGACACCCAGCTGGACGGCAAACGTGCCGATCCCGCTGCCGCCGCCGTGCACCAGCAGCGTCTCCCCGGATCGCAACCTGTCCCGATCAACCACGTTGGACCACACCGTGCAGGCCACCTCGGGCAGCGCCGCCGACTCGACCAGCGACAGGCCGGCCGGCACCGGCAGAAGCTGCCCGGCCGGCACCGCGACCCGCTCGGCGTAGCCGCCGCCGGCCAGCAGCGCACAGACCCGCTCACCCACGTGGTGGCCGGTGACGCCGGGGCCGATCGCGCTGATCACGCCCGAACACTCCAGCCCCGGGTAGGCCGGGGCGCCCGGCGGTGGCGGATAGAACCCCTGCCGCTGCAGAACGTCGGCCCGGTTGACCGCGGTCGCGGTCACATCGACCACGACCTCGCCCTCGGCGGCCTCGGGATCCGGCGCCTCGGCCCAGACCAGCTGCTTGTCCTCGATCACGATCGCGTGCATGAGGTCGACTCTGCCCCACCGGTACGACAAGAACATCTCGCGGGTGGCAGACTGGAGCGGCACTACGGGAGGGCTCGCCTAGTGGCCGATGGCGCCGGTCTTGAAAACCGGTAAGGGGAAACTCTTCGTGGGTTCGAATCCCACGCCCTCCGCTTCCTCAACACCCCGCTGAGCTGCGACCCGCCTCGCCACCGCGAAACAGGCGTAAGTGGCGGCCGGACAGCACGAGCCGCCGCCCACGCACCTCTCACCACCCACAAAACACGCCTGAACGGCGGCCCGACACCACGAGCCGCCGGCAGGGGCCGGTACGCCCTCATACGAGCACGTCGCCTGCGACGGACCCGATTGCGCCGTGGAGTGCATCTCGCGCGGCGGCACCGCCGGGTGTCACTGCAGGGATGACCGCGCCGGGCAAAACCGGACTCGGTGGCTATCATCGCGAGCAGTGGACCTAGGAGGCTCGCGATGGCTGAGCTGGTGCCGTCTCTCGTGCGGCTGCGCTCCGAGTTCAACACCATCTTCCCGTACCGGGACAAAAGCTCCGACGGCTGGCTCGGCGACTCGGCGCACCAGGGGCGGGCCAGCGATCACAACCCCGACTCCCGCGGCCTGGTCCACGCGATCGACGTCGACGCGGGGCTCGGGCCGGGCGCCGACATGCGGGACTTCGTCGAGTTCGTCGTGCGCCGCTGCCGGGCCGGCGTCGAGAAGCGTCTCACCTATGTGATTCACGATCGGACGATCTGGTCGGCCGACTACGGCTGGACCGGCCGGGCCTATTACGGCGACAATCCGCACACCGCGCATGCGCACTTCTCGGCCAGCAACGTGCCGGCCCGCGAGAAGGACACCCGCAGCTGGCACCTTGAGGAGGTTCCTGTGGCGCTCACCGAGGCCGACAAGAAGTGGATCGCCAACCAGATCGCGGCCGGTGTCGCGTCCGCACTCGGGTCGATCAGCGGACAGGCGAACATCGCCAAGGCCGCCGGCAGGGGCGTGCACAACCAGAAGCTGGGCCGTACCGAGACGACGATCGGCCAGGCCATCCAGGACACCCACGTCAAGGTCAACCAGTTGGTCGCGGCCGAACCCGACCAGCCGGAGTGACCCTATTCGGGTGGGTTGAGGATCATCTGCGGGCCCGCGCCGCGGACGGCGAGCTGGTCGCTCGGGTTGACCAGTTTGCACCGCTGCAGTGAGAGGCAACCGCAGCCGATGCAACCGGTGAGCTGATCACGGAGGCGTTCCAGCACGTTGATCCGCTCCTCGAGCTTGTAGCGCCAGCGGGCGGACAAGCGGGACCAATCGGCTTTTGTCGGGGTGCGGTTCTCCGGCAGCGAGGCCAGCGCCGTGCGAATTTCTTCCAGCGACACTCCGACCTGCTGGGCGATCTTGATGAAGGCCACCCGGCGCAACTCCGCCCGGTCGTATCGTCGCTGGTTGCCGCTGGTGCGGGAGGCGTGGATCAGACCCTCCCGTTCGTAGAAGCGCAGTGCCGACGGCGCCACCCCGCTGCGGGCCGACAATTCGCCGATCGTGAGTGTCTCCATCCGGGCTCCTTGAGCTGAAGTGAACTTCAAGTTGCAGCCTAGGCACATGACAGTCATCACCGCATCG is part of the Actinoplanes sp. NBC_00393 genome and harbors:
- the soxR gene encoding redox-sensitive transcriptional activator SoxR, which encodes METLTIGELSARSGVAPSALRFYEREGLIHASRTSGNQRRYDRAELRRVAFIKIAQQVGVSLEEIRTALASLPENRTPTKADWSRLSARWRYKLEERINVLERLRDQLTGCIGCGCLSLQRCKLVNPSDQLAVRGAGPQMILNPPE
- a CDS encoding NAD(P)H-quinone oxidoreductase; this encodes MHAIVIEDKQLVWAEAPDPEAAEGEVVVDVTATAVNRADVLQRQGFYPPPPGAPAYPGLECSGVISAIGPGVTGHHVGERVCALLAGGGYAERVAVPAGQLLPVPAGLSLVESAALPEVACTVWSNVVDRDRLRSGETLLVHGGGSGIGTFAVQLGVALGATVLVTARAAKHERLRALGADLTIDYQTQDFVRAVLDRTDGRGADVVLDIMGAKYLDRNIDALAPEGRITVIGMQGGRNAELDLGKLMAKRGRISSTSLRARPLADKARIVAGVREQVWPLVAAGLVKPVIHTTMPLAEAAEAHRLMESSDHLGKILLLR